In one Culex quinquefasciatus strain JHB chromosome 2, VPISU_Cqui_1.0_pri_paternal, whole genome shotgun sequence genomic region, the following are encoded:
- the LOC6046699 gene encoding cuticle protein 8, whose translation MAFKFVALFALLAVATAQHYDPHYYQPQPQYHQPQYHAQPALVKTVQPALVKTIQPALVKTVKHVEYPDTPAEYQFAYDVHDDQTGDIKSQQEERHGDNVKGVYTLIDADGYRRIVEYTADEHNGFNAVVRREPLEGHKIVKTIAPVAKVAYAPAPVKYLAPAPVKYLAPAPVKYVAPAPVKYIAPAPVTKVYSAPIAKFFLLSALIAVASAGLLPVAVKHVEYADAPAEYQFSYSVHDDHTGDIKSQQEERHGDDVKGQYTLIDADGYRRVVDYTADEHNGFNAVVRREPLTQKVVKAVLPVAKVVAPVQHYVAAPVVHKVALPVAKVAYPANLATVSFSAPSLNYHY comes from the exons atggCATTCAAA TTTGTTGCTCTGTTTGCTCTGCTGGCCGTGGCCACCGCTCAGCACTACGATCCCCACTACTACCAGCCTCAGCCTCAGTACCACCAGCCCCAGTACCATGCCCAGCCTGCCCTGGTGAAGACCGTTCAACCGGCCCTCGTTAAGACCATCCAGCCCGCTCTGGTCAAGACTGTGAAGCACGTCGAGTACCCGGATACCCCCGCCGAGTACCAGTTCGCCTACGATGTCCACGATGACCAGACCGGAGACATCAAGAGCCAACAGGAGGAACGCCACGGAGACAACGTTAAGGGAGTCTACACCCTGATCGATGCCGACGGTTACCGCCGTATTGTCGAGTACACCGCTGACGAGCATAACGGATTCAACGCCGTCGTCCGCCGTGAGCCCCTCGAGGGACACAAGATCGTCAAGACCATCGCCCCGGTTGCCAAGGTTGCCTACGCTCCGGCTCCGGTCAAATATCTTGCCCCAGCTCCCGTCAAATACCTGGCTCCAGCCCCCGTCAAGTACGTCGCCCCTGCCCCAGTCAAGTACATTGCCCCAGCTCCAGTGACCAAGGTGTACTCTGCCCCGATTGCCAAG TTCTTCCTCCTGTCTGCCCTGATTGCCGTGGCCAGCGCTGGTCTGCTGCCGGTTGCCGTCAAGCACGTGGAATACGCCGATGCCCCCGCCGAGTACCAGTTCTCGTACTCCGTCCACGATGACCACACCGGAGACATCAAGAGCCAACAGGAGGAGCGTCACGGAGATGACGTCAAGGGACAGTACACCCTGATCGATGCCGATGGTTACCGTCGCGTTGTGGACTACACCGCCGATGAGCACAACGGATTCAACGCCGTCGTCCGCCGTGAACCGCTGACCCAGAAGGTCGTCAAGGCCGTCCTCCCGGTGGCCAAGGTTGTTGCCCCGGTCCAGCACTACGTTGCCGCCCCGGTGGTCCACAAGGTTGCTCTGCCAGTGGCCAAGGTTGCCTACCCCGCCAACCTGGCCACCGTGAGCTTCTCCGCCCCGAGCCTGAACTACCACTACTAA
- the LOC6046704 gene encoding larval cuticle protein A2B: MSSKLIVLSALIAVASAGLLPVAVKHVEYAEAPAEYQFQYSVHDDHTGDIKSQQEERHGDNVVGQYTLIDADGYRRVVDYTADEHNGFNAVVRREPLTQKVVKAVKVVAPVQHYVSAPVVHKVALPVAKVAYPTYYHH; the protein is encoded by the exons ATGTCGTCCAAG CTTATCGTTCTGTCTGCCCTGATTGCCGTGGCCAGCGCTGGTCTGCTCCCAGTTGCCGTGAAGCACGTGGAATATGCTGAAGCACCCGCCGAGTACCAGTTCCAGTACTCCGTCCATGATGACCACACCGGAGACATCAAGAGCCAACAGGAGGAACGCCACGGAGACAATGTCGTCGGACAGTACACCCTGATCGATGCCGATGGTTACCGTCGCGTTGTGGACTACACCGCCGATGAGCACAACGGATTCAACGCCGTCGTCCGCCGTGAACCTCTGACCCAGAAGGTCGTCAAGGCCGTCAAGGTTGTTGCCCCAGTTCAGCACTACGTCTCGGCCCCGGTTGTGCACAAGGTTGCTCTGCCAGTGGCCAAGGTCGCTTACCCAACCTACTATCACCACTAA
- the LOC6046705 gene encoding larval cuticle protein A2B, producing the protein MAFKFFLLSALIAVASAGLLPVAVKHVEYAEAPAEYQFQYSVHDDHTGDIKSQQEERHGDNVVGQYTLIDADGYRRVVDYTADEHNGFNAVVRREPLTQKVVKAVKVVAPVQHYVSAPVVHKVALPVAKVAYPTYYHH; encoded by the exons ATGGCTTTCAAA TTCTTCCTCCTGTCTGCCCTGATTGCCGTGGCCAGCGCTGGTCTGCTCCCAGTTGCCGTGAAGCACGTGGAATATGCCGAAGCTCCCGCCGAGTACCAGTTCCAGTACTCCGTCCATGATGACCACACCGGAGACATCAAGAGCCAACAGGAGGAACGCCACGGAGACAATGTCGTCGGACAGTACACCCTGATTGATGCCGATGGTTACCGTCGCGTTGTGGACTACACCGCCGATGAGCACAACGGATTCAACGCCGTCGTCCGCCGTGAACCTCTGACCCAGAAGGTCGTCAAGGCCGTCAAGGTGGTTGCCCCAGTCCAGCACTACGTCTCGGCCCCGGTTGTGCACAAGGTTGCCCTGCCAGTGGCCAAGGTCGCTTACCCAACCTACTATCACCACTAA
- the LOC6046702 gene encoding larval cuticle protein A2B, translating into MAFKFFLLSALIAVASAGLLPVAVKHVEYADAPAEYQFSYSVHDDHTGDIKSQQEERHGDDVKGQYTLIDADGYRRVVDYTADEHNGFNAVVRREPLTQKVVKAALPVAKVVAPVQHYVAAPVVHKVALPVAKVAYPANLATVSFSAPSLNYHY; encoded by the exons ATGGCGTTCAAG TTCTTCCTCCTGTCTGCCCTGATTGCCGTGGCCAGCGCTGGTCTGCTGCCGGTTGCCGTCAAGCACGTGGAATACGCCGATGCCCCCGCCGAGTACCAGTTCTCGTACTCCGTCCACGATGACCACACCGGAGACATCAAGAGCCAACAGGAGGAGCGTCACGGAGATGACGTCAAGGGACAGTACACCCTGATCGATGCCGATGGTTACCGTCGCGTTGTGGACTACACCGCTGATGAGCACAACGGATTCAACGCCGTCGTCCGCCGTGAACCGCTGACCCAGAAGGTCGTCAAGGCCGCCCTCCCGGTGGCCAAGGTTGTTGCCCCAGTCCAGCACTACGTTGCCGCCCCGGTGGTCCACAAGGTTGCTCTGCCAGTGGCCAAGGTTGCCTACCCCGCCAACCTGGCCACCGTGAGCTTCTCCGCCCCGAGCCTGAACTACCACTACTAA
- the LOC6046700 gene encoding larval cuticle protein A2B, which yields MAFKFLAVFAVLAVAAAQHYDPHYYQPQPQYHQPQYHAQPALVKTVQPAIVKTIQPALVKTVKHVEYPDSPAEYQFQYSVHDEHTGDIKSQQEERHGDDVKGQYTLIDADGHRRIVDYTADEHNGFNAVVRREPLEGHKIVKTIAPVAKVIAAPVAKVYSPVAKVVAPVHYGHPEPHYSHY from the exons ATGGCATTCAAA TTCCTTGCAGTTTTCGCCGTTCTGGCCGTGGCCGCCGCCCAGCACTACGATCCCCACTACTACCAGCCTCAGCCTCAGTACCACCAGCCCCAGTACCATGCCCAGCCTGCCCTGGTGAAGACCGTCCAGCCAGCCATCGTCAAGACCATCCAGCCCGCTCTAGTCAAGACCGTGAAGCACGTCGAGTACCCGGATTCCCCCGCTGAGTACCAGTTCCAGTACTCCGTCCACGATGAGCACACCGGAGACATCAAGAGCCAACAGGAGGAGCGTCACGGAGATGACGTCAAGGGACAGTACACCCTGATCGATGCCGATGGTCACCGTCGCATTGTGGACTACACCGCCGATGAGCACAACGGATTCAACGCCGTCGTCCGCCGTGAACCCCTCGAGGGACACAAGATCGTCAAGACCATCGCTCCGGTTGCCAAAGTGATTGCCGCGCCGGTCGCCAAGGTGTACAGCCCAGTGGCCAAGGTTGTCGCTCCAGTGCACTACGGACACCCGGAACCCCACTACTCGCACTACTAG